The following coding sequences lie in one Mycobacterium gordonae genomic window:
- a CDS encoding cytochrome P450, whose amino-acid sequence MRDRLHWFAMHGVVRGVAKLAVRRGDLQARLIADPVVADDPVPFYDEVRSRGALVRNRANLMTVDHRLAHDLLRSDDFHVINFGDSLPKPLRWLESRTRDHRLHPLRPPSLLAVEPPDHTRYRKTVSAVFTSRAVAALRDRVQQTADELLDQLVDRPGGVDIVGRYCSQLPITVISEILGVPEYDRRRVLEFGELAAPSLDIGLPWQQYVRVQRGVSGFNAWLVQHLSQLRRTPGDDLMSQLIQIAQSGSEESYLDDTELQAVAGLVLVAGFETTVNLLGNGIRMLLDHPDQLDKLRDRPELWPNAVEEILRLDSPVQLTARVAGRDVEVAGMPIYRGEVVVIYLAAANRDPSVFADPHRFDIERVNAGRHLAFSTGRHFCLGAALARSEGEVGLRTFFDRFPDVQAAGAGSRRSTRVLRGWSTLPVQLGPARSLATR is encoded by the coding sequence GTGAGGGACAGACTGCACTGGTTCGCGATGCACGGCGTGGTCCGCGGGGTAGCCAAACTCGCGGTCCGGCGAGGTGACCTGCAAGCCCGATTGATCGCCGATCCCGTTGTCGCGGATGACCCGGTGCCGTTCTATGACGAAGTTCGAAGCCGCGGCGCACTGGTTCGCAACCGGGCGAACCTGATGACGGTCGACCACCGCCTCGCCCACGATCTTCTGCGATCAGACGATTTCCACGTCATCAACTTCGGCGACAGCCTGCCAAAACCATTGCGCTGGCTCGAATCTCGTACCCGCGACCACCGGTTACACCCACTGCGGCCGCCGTCGCTGCTGGCGGTCGAACCGCCCGATCACACCCGCTACCGCAAAACGGTCTCGGCGGTGTTCACCTCGCGGGCGGTGGCCGCGCTGCGTGACCGTGTTCAGCAGACAGCGGACGAGTTGCTGGATCAATTGGTGGACCGGCCCGGCGGCGTCGACATCGTCGGGCGGTACTGCTCCCAGCTACCCATTACCGTCATCAGTGAGATCCTCGGCGTGCCGGAATACGACCGGCGGCGCGTCCTGGAGTTCGGCGAGTTGGCCGCTCCGAGTTTGGATATCGGCTTGCCCTGGCAACAGTACGTCCGCGTGCAGCGGGGCGTCTCAGGCTTCAACGCGTGGCTGGTGCAGCATTTAAGTCAACTGCGCCGTACTCCCGGTGACGACCTGATGAGCCAATTGATCCAAATCGCTCAAAGTGGTAGCGAGGAAAGCTATCTCGACGACACCGAGTTGCAGGCGGTTGCCGGCCTGGTACTGGTCGCAGGTTTCGAGACCACCGTCAACCTGCTGGGCAACGGAATACGGATGCTGCTCGATCATCCTGACCAGCTGGACAAATTGCGTGATCGGCCGGAACTGTGGCCCAACGCTGTGGAAGAGATCCTGCGACTGGACTCGCCGGTACAGCTCACAGCACGGGTCGCCGGCCGCGACGTCGAGGTGGCGGGGATGCCGATCTACCGCGGCGAGGTGGTGGTGATCTACCTTGCCGCCGCCAACCGTGACCCGTCGGTGTTCGCTGACCCGCACCGCTTTGATATTGAAAGGGTCAATGCGGGAAGGCATCTCGCCTTCTCGACCGGACGACACTTCTGTCTGGGCGCCGCGCTGGCCCGGTCCGAGGGGGAAGTGGGATTGCGCACCTTCTTCGACCGCTTCCCCGACGTGCAGGCAGCCGGCGCGGGCAGCCGGCGCAGCACGCGGGTCCTGCGCGGCTGGTCGACGCTGCCGGTGCAGCTTGGCCCGGCCAGGTCGCTGGCTACGCGCTAG
- a CDS encoding lipoprotein LpqH — protein MVATAAIGLAVSGVVSGCGGAQILPRKAAHLTLDGAAHTTRPPACSQIQAYRTIDIRDRDGQVQAVVLISGDRVIPQFVKIRNIDGFTGSYYEGGVGDAHVDVNKNSYTITGSASGINSSNPNKVVTTDFKISAEC, from the coding sequence ATGGTCGCAACGGCAGCAATCGGGCTGGCAGTGTCCGGCGTCGTGTCCGGCTGTGGAGGTGCCCAGATACTGCCCCGCAAGGCCGCTCACCTCACCCTCGACGGCGCCGCCCACACCACCCGTCCACCGGCGTGCAGCCAGATCCAGGCATACCGGACCATCGACATTCGCGACCGGGATGGTCAGGTGCAGGCGGTGGTACTGATCAGCGGCGACCGGGTGATCCCCCAGTTCGTGAAGATCCGCAACATCGACGGGTTCACCGGCAGCTATTACGAGGGCGGGGTGGGCGACGCGCACGTGGACGTCAACAAGAACTCCTACACGATCACCGGCAGCGCGTCCGGCATCAACAGCAGCAACCCGAACAAGGTCGTGACGACGGATTTCAAGATCAGCGCCGAGTGCTGA
- a CDS encoding SDR family oxidoreductase, producing MKSIFITGAGSGMGREGAKLFHGKGWRVGAIDRADDGLAALSVELGAGLWTRTVDVTDKAALDAALADFCAGNAGGGLDMMWNNAGIGEGGWFEDVPYDAAMRVVDVNFKAVLTGAYGALPYLKKAPGSLMFSTSSSSGTYGMPRIAVYSATKHAVKGLTEALSVEWQRHGVRVADVLPGLIDTAILTSTPQHSGGSETPMTRAELQAAAPKRGMFRLMPASSVAEVAWQAYQHPTRLHWYVPGSIRWIDRLKGISPEFVRNRILKELPRLDPKQQ from the coding sequence ATGAAGTCGATATTCATCACTGGTGCGGGCAGCGGGATGGGCCGGGAAGGCGCAAAGCTGTTCCACGGCAAGGGTTGGCGCGTCGGCGCCATCGACCGCGCCGACGACGGCCTGGCCGCGCTGAGCGTGGAGTTGGGTGCCGGGTTGTGGACGCGCACCGTCGACGTGACCGACAAGGCCGCGCTCGACGCGGCGCTGGCCGACTTCTGCGCCGGCAACGCCGGTGGCGGACTCGACATGATGTGGAACAACGCCGGTATCGGTGAGGGCGGCTGGTTCGAGGACGTGCCGTACGACGCCGCCATGCGGGTGGTTGACGTGAACTTCAAGGCTGTGCTGACGGGCGCCTACGGGGCACTCCCCTACCTGAAGAAGGCGCCGGGCAGCCTGATGTTCTCGACGTCATCGTCCTCAGGCACCTACGGCATGCCGCGCATCGCCGTCTATTCGGCGACCAAGCACGCGGTCAAGGGGCTGACGGAGGCGCTCAGCGTGGAGTGGCAGCGCCACGGCGTGCGGGTGGCCGACGTGCTGCCGGGGCTGATCGACACCGCCATCCTCACCTCGACGCCGCAGCACTCCGGCGGGTCGGAGACCCCGATGACGCGCGCGGAACTGCAGGCCGCGGCACCCAAGCGCGGGATGTTCCGCCTCATGCCGGCGTCCAGCGTGGCAGAGGTGGCGTGGCAGGCATACCAGCATCCGACTCGGCTGCACTGGTACGTGCCCGGCAGCATCCGGTGGATCGACCGACTCAAAGGCATCAGCCCGGAGTTCGTTCGAAATCGCATCCTCAAAGAACTGCCCAGGCTGGACCCCAAACAGCAATAA
- a CDS encoding SRPBCC family protein, protein MEGSATVHMAAPADKIWELIADIRNTGRFSPETFEAEWLGEATGPELGARFRGHVRRNEIGPVYWTTCEVTACEPAREFGFAVLVGDRVVNNWHYRLVPAGDGTDVTESFRLAPSPFNNVYMVLGGFLRKRRNIRDMTKTLHRIKDVVEAG, encoded by the coding sequence ATGGAGGGTTCAGCAACAGTTCATATGGCGGCGCCGGCGGACAAGATCTGGGAATTAATTGCCGATATTCGAAATACCGGACGCTTCTCACCGGAAACCTTCGAAGCCGAGTGGCTAGGTGAGGCGACCGGACCCGAGCTCGGGGCGCGGTTTCGCGGCCACGTCCGCCGCAACGAGATCGGGCCGGTGTACTGGACCACCTGTGAGGTGACCGCCTGCGAACCCGCTCGCGAGTTCGGGTTTGCTGTCCTAGTCGGCGACCGAGTGGTCAACAACTGGCACTACCGGCTCGTGCCGGCAGGTGACGGGACGGACGTCACCGAGTCGTTCCGGCTCGCGCCGTCCCCGTTCAACAACGTCTACATGGTGTTGGGAGGCTTCTTACGTAAACGCCGCAATATACGAGACATGACGAAGACGCTGCATCGCATCAAAGATGTGGTCGAAGCAGGCTGA
- a CDS encoding transglycosylase family protein produces MMHITKPLIKSAITAGFIATGMSLSTGTADADAMNWEAVAQCESGGNWAANTGNGAYGGLQFKQATWEEYGGVGNPAKASKQQQIAVANKVLAGQGPGAWPKCASAGGMGPGIAQLPKPGQTLTQTISQIIGMFTPKQ; encoded by the coding sequence ATGATGCACATCACAAAGCCCCTCATCAAGTCGGCTATCACGGCGGGATTCATCGCCACCGGCATGTCGTTGTCCACCGGCACCGCCGACGCGGACGCCATGAACTGGGAAGCCGTCGCACAGTGCGAGTCCGGCGGGAATTGGGCCGCCAACACCGGCAACGGCGCCTACGGCGGGCTGCAGTTCAAGCAAGCCACCTGGGAGGAATACGGCGGCGTCGGCAACCCGGCAAAAGCCTCCAAACAGCAACAAATCGCCGTGGCGAACAAGGTCTTGGCCGGTCAGGGCCCGGGCGCCTGGCCGAAGTGCGCCAGCGCCGGCGGTATGGGGCCCGGGATCGCGCAACTGCCCAAGCCCGGTCAGACGCTGACCCAGACCATCAGCCAGATCATCGGGATGTTCACCCCCAAACAATGA
- a CDS encoding chorismate mutase, whose amino-acid sequence MPQFAARALLIALTTTCLTAPSQVRAEGAGSLTALVDALEERLAIAEPVAAYKWSAHAAIADPVRVDQELSILREDAAFANVDPDYVARVFGDQIAATEAVEYRRFSDWQLDPAAVPPEPTDLGASRAAIDALNTKILSHISLNWSLLNSPACAGLLQQARADVTRLRNLDDLYRRALTAATASYCRAHPPA is encoded by the coding sequence ATGCCGCAGTTCGCAGCGCGGGCGTTGCTGATCGCGCTGACCACGACTTGCCTCACCGCCCCGTCGCAGGTCCGAGCCGAGGGCGCCGGCTCGTTGACCGCGCTGGTGGACGCGCTCGAAGAACGGCTGGCGATCGCCGAACCGGTGGCCGCATACAAGTGGAGCGCACACGCCGCGATCGCGGATCCGGTGCGCGTGGACCAGGAATTGTCGATCCTGCGCGAGGACGCGGCGTTCGCGAACGTCGACCCGGACTACGTCGCCCGCGTTTTCGGCGACCAGATCGCCGCCACCGAAGCCGTGGAGTACCGCCGATTCTCGGACTGGCAGCTCGACCCGGCCGCGGTGCCGCCGGAGCCGACGGATCTGGGGGCGTCCCGGGCCGCCATCGATGCGCTGAACACTAAGATTTTGTCTCACATATCACTTAACTGGAGTTTGCTGAACTCTCCCGCATGCGCGGGTCTGCTGCAGCAGGCCCGTGCCGACGTGACGCGACTGCGCAACCTGGACGACCTGTACCGACGTGCGCTTACCGCAGCAACGGCCTCCTACTGCCGGGCTCACCCGCCCGCGTGA
- the ag85B gene encoding diacylglycerol acyltransferase/mycolyltransferase Ag85B: protein MTDVSGKIRAWGRRLLVGAAAAATLPGLIGLAGGAPTAGAFSRPGLPVEYLQVPSAAMGRSIKVQFQSGGDNSPALYLLDGLRAQDDYNGWDINTAAFEWYYQSGISVVMPVGGQSSFYSDWYSPACGKAGCSTYKWETFLTSELPSYLQSNRSVKPTGSAAVGLSMAGSSAMILAAYHPAQFIYAGSLSALLDPSQGMGPSLIGLAMGDAGGYKASDMWGPSSDPAWQRNDPTQQIPTLVANNTRLWVYCGNGKPSELGGANLPAEFLENFVRSSNLKFQDAYTAAGGHNAVFNFSNDGTHSWEYWGQQLQAMKGDLQGALGARA, encoded by the coding sequence ATGACAGACGTGAGCGGGAAGATACGGGCCTGGGGTCGCCGACTCTTGGTCGGTGCGGCTGCGGCCGCAACCCTGCCGGGCCTGATCGGACTCGCCGGCGGTGCGCCGACCGCGGGAGCGTTCTCCCGGCCAGGTCTGCCAGTCGAGTACCTGCAGGTGCCGTCGGCGGCGATGGGACGCAGCATCAAGGTGCAGTTCCAGAGCGGCGGCGACAACTCGCCTGCGCTGTACCTGCTCGACGGCCTGCGTGCACAGGACGACTACAACGGCTGGGACATCAACACCGCGGCGTTCGAGTGGTACTACCAGTCGGGTATCTCGGTGGTCATGCCGGTCGGTGGCCAGTCCAGCTTCTACAGCGACTGGTACAGCCCGGCCTGCGGTAAGGCCGGTTGCTCCACCTACAAGTGGGAGACCTTCCTGACCAGTGAGCTGCCCTCGTATCTGCAGAGCAACCGCAGCGTCAAGCCGACCGGCAGTGCCGCCGTCGGTTTGTCGATGGCCGGCTCGTCGGCCATGATCCTGGCCGCCTACCACCCCGCCCAGTTCATCTACGCCGGTTCGCTGTCGGCGCTGCTGGACCCCTCGCAGGGCATGGGTCCGTCGCTGATCGGCCTGGCCATGGGTGACGCGGGTGGTTACAAGGCCTCGGACATGTGGGGTCCGTCCAGCGACCCGGCCTGGCAGCGCAACGACCCCACGCAGCAGATCCCGACGCTGGTCGCCAACAACACCCGCTTGTGGGTTTACTGCGGTAACGGCAAGCCCAGCGAACTGGGTGGGGCGAACCTGCCCGCGGAGTTCCTGGAGAACTTCGTCCGCAGCAGCAACCTGAAGTTCCAGGACGCCTACACCGCGGCCGGAGGCCACAACGCCGTGTTCAACTTTTCGAACGACGGAACGCACAGCTGGGAGTACTGGGGCCAGCAGCTGCAGGCCATGAAGGGCGACCTGCAGGGTGCCCTAGGCGCCCGGGCCTGA
- a CDS encoding DUF7159 family protein — protein sequence MDTVLGLSVTPSTVGWVLAEGHGADGTILDHREVPLGDGSQNSHGVRAVSTAQQVTAEVMRARDVADSVDRRLRVVGVTWSDEASAQAALLLEALTDAGFDNVVPVRQLDAVETLAQAIAPVIGYEQTAVCILEREWATVVMVDTREGESQTAVKHVRGGYDGLTSWLTGMFDRSTWRPAGVVVVGSQDDVSDFSWQLDNALPVPVFAQTMAQVTVARGAALAAAQSTEFTDAELLAAGAAAAPVTSASVHSRQYAGAATTLAAAAVTFVASVSLALGLQFAPDKDSAPPQPAHRSTPRVAEAVAPSPMPPTAQAAPVAPSAQQEPVRLTSGEQVEDPTPGGQPPAAVPEPDQTDGPLRLSRVLEHIPGTFSEPGRPPE from the coding sequence TTGGATACGGTACTCGGGCTATCGGTGACGCCGTCCACCGTCGGGTGGGTCCTTGCCGAAGGACACGGCGCTGACGGCACCATCCTCGACCACCGCGAGGTGCCGTTGGGGGACGGCTCGCAGAACAGTCACGGGGTGCGTGCCGTGAGCACCGCGCAGCAGGTGACCGCCGAAGTCATGCGGGCCCGTGACGTTGCCGACTCCGTTGACCGCCGGTTGCGGGTCGTCGGAGTGACCTGGAGTGACGAAGCCTCAGCTCAGGCCGCGCTGCTGCTGGAGGCACTCACCGATGCCGGGTTCGACAATGTCGTGCCCGTCCGCCAGCTCGATGCCGTCGAAACGCTCGCCCAGGCCATCGCGCCGGTGATCGGTTACGAGCAGACCGCGGTGTGCATCCTCGAACGCGAGTGGGCGACCGTGGTGATGGTGGACACCCGCGAAGGCGAGTCTCAGACCGCGGTCAAGCACGTCCGGGGCGGCTACGACGGTTTGACGTCGTGGCTCACCGGAATGTTCGACCGCAGCACTTGGCGCCCGGCCGGAGTGGTGGTGGTCGGGTCTCAGGACGACGTCAGCGACTTCTCCTGGCAGCTGGATAATGCTCTGCCGGTCCCGGTCTTCGCCCAGACCATGGCGCAGGTGACCGTCGCACGCGGCGCCGCACTCGCGGCCGCACAGAGCACCGAATTCACCGACGCCGAGCTCCTCGCGGCCGGCGCCGCCGCCGCACCCGTGACCTCCGCGTCCGTGCACTCGCGGCAGTACGCCGGGGCGGCAACCACGCTGGCAGCCGCCGCGGTGACCTTCGTTGCGTCGGTCTCACTGGCTCTGGGCCTGCAATTCGCCCCGGACAAGGATTCCGCTCCGCCCCAACCCGCGCACCGGTCCACCCCCCGGGTGGCCGAGGCGGTGGCGCCGTCGCCCATGCCCCCTACCGCGCAAGCCGCTCCGGTCGCCCCTTCGGCACAGCAGGAGCCGGTGCGGCTTACCTCCGGCGAACAGGTGGAGGATCCAACGCCGGGCGGCCAACCCCCGGCGGCCGTGCCCGAACCGGATCAGACGGACGGCCCGTTGCGGCTGAGCCGGGTGCTCGAACACATCCCCGGCACCTTCTCGGAGCCCGGGCGCCCACCGGAATAA
- a CDS encoding YceI family protein, with translation MAADQHAAWTFDAADGELTLHTGVAGRAARMGHRLTIAMTRWRTSVHWVADQPNSANLVVEVDSLEVLRGEGGVKGLSGPEKVLVRSNALKSLSANKFPEIRFDADSIEKTEDGYRLSGKVRIRGTVRDHVVDLHTEELADSWRLSLQSTVRQSDFGVKPYSLLMGSLQVADEVTVSFTATPGKP, from the coding sequence ATGGCCGCCGACCAGCATGCCGCGTGGACATTCGACGCTGCCGACGGCGAACTGACGTTGCACACCGGGGTTGCCGGGCGTGCGGCCCGGATGGGTCACCGGCTAACGATTGCGATGACGCGTTGGCGGACAAGTGTGCATTGGGTTGCGGATCAACCTAATTCGGCGAACCTGGTGGTCGAGGTGGACTCGCTGGAGGTATTGAGAGGCGAAGGCGGCGTCAAAGGCCTGTCCGGGCCCGAAAAGGTGCTGGTGCGCTCGAATGCGCTGAAGTCGTTGTCGGCGAACAAGTTTCCCGAGATCCGCTTCGATGCTGACTCCATCGAGAAGACCGAGGACGGCTATCGACTCAGCGGAAAGGTGCGGATCCGAGGCACCGTGCGTGACCATGTCGTCGATCTGCACACCGAAGAACTCGCCGACTCCTGGCGTCTGTCCCTGCAGTCCACCGTTCGCCAGAGCGATTTCGGCGTCAAGCCCTACTCACTGTTGATGGGGTCCCTGCAGGTGGCCGATGAGGTGACAGTCTCCTTCACCGCTACCCCGGGCAAGCCCTGA
- a CDS encoding alcohol dehydrogenase catalytic domain-containing protein: MPTHKAIHVQSAGAPLELADAETTAPGRGEVRIAVTACGICGTDAHFVNGGFPDMSWPLTPGHEIAGTIAELGAGVEEFAVGDRVAVGWFGGNCNHCDPCRKGILIHCANAKVPSWHYPGGYAESATVPATALARIPEGLSDVEAAPMGCAGVTTYNALRHTRALPGDRVAVLGVGGLGHLGVQWARAMGFETIAVARGTGKAGDAKKLGAHHYIDSTSVNVSEALRTLGGVAVVLATAGNSKAMADTVGGLLPQGELVTIGVTPEPLPISPVQLITPGLSIIGHPSGTAKDIEETMHFALLSGVRAWIEELPLAQAADGYAALEQGRAHYRTVLTV, from the coding sequence ATGCCGACGCATAAAGCGATTCACGTCCAGTCCGCAGGCGCACCGTTGGAGCTCGCCGACGCTGAGACCACCGCGCCCGGCCGCGGCGAAGTGCGCATCGCGGTTACCGCCTGCGGCATTTGCGGCACTGATGCGCACTTCGTCAACGGCGGGTTCCCCGACATGTCCTGGCCGCTGACGCCGGGCCACGAAATCGCCGGAACCATCGCCGAACTCGGTGCGGGTGTCGAAGAATTCGCGGTGGGTGATCGCGTCGCGGTCGGCTGGTTCGGAGGCAATTGCAACCACTGCGATCCGTGCCGCAAAGGCATTCTGATCCACTGTGCCAACGCCAAGGTGCCGAGCTGGCACTATCCCGGCGGCTACGCGGAGTCGGCCACGGTGCCGGCCACCGCGCTGGCGCGCATCCCGGAGGGACTCTCCGACGTCGAAGCGGCCCCGATGGGGTGTGCCGGCGTCACGACCTACAACGCGCTGCGTCATACCCGGGCCCTGCCCGGTGACCGGGTCGCGGTCCTCGGCGTGGGCGGTCTGGGCCACCTGGGTGTGCAGTGGGCCCGCGCGATGGGATTTGAAACGATCGCCGTGGCGCGAGGCACCGGCAAAGCGGGGGACGCCAAGAAACTCGGTGCCCACCATTACATCGACTCCACCAGCGTCAACGTCTCCGAAGCGCTACGCACCCTGGGCGGCGTCGCGGTGGTGCTGGCGACGGCCGGCAATTCGAAGGCGATGGCCGATACGGTCGGCGGACTCCTGCCCCAGGGTGAACTGGTGACGATCGGGGTGACGCCCGAGCCGCTTCCAATCAGTCCGGTCCAACTGATCACCCCTGGGCTCAGCATCATCGGCCATCCCTCCGGGACAGCGAAAGATATCGAGGAGACCATGCATTTCGCTCTTCTGTCGGGCGTACGCGCGTGGATCGAGGAGTTGCCGCTGGCACAGGCAGCCGACGGCTACGCGGCGTTGGAACAGGGCCGGGCCCACTACCGCACCGTGCTCACGGTCTGA
- a CDS encoding cytochrome P450 — translation MSTTPAEPQAKPNLPPGFDFTDPDVHAERLPVEELAELRRTAPIWWNEQPDGVGGFDDGGFWVVTKHKDVKEISRRSDVFSSLAKTALPRYKDGTVGEQIERGKFVLLNQDAPLHTHLRKIISRGFTPRAVERLRDDLAERARRIVEVAASQGAGDFVEQVACELPLQAIAGLLGVPQEDRMKLFHWSNQMVGDQDPEFASNDAITASVELIMYAMQVAADRAQNPGEDIVTKLVQADVDGHKLSDDEFGFFVILLAVAGNETTRNSITQGMMAFTDFPDQWELYKRERPVTTADEIVRWATPVTSFQRTALKDYELSGVPIKKGQRVVMVYRSANFDEDVFDDPFTFNIKRDPNPHVGFGGTGAHYCIGANLARMTIDLMFNAIADAMPDLESVGKPERLRSGWLNGIKHWQVDYHTEATASGQQCPVTH, via the coding sequence TTGTCAACGACGCCAGCCGAACCGCAAGCAAAGCCCAATCTGCCGCCCGGGTTCGATTTCACCGACCCGGACGTCCATGCCGAGCGGCTGCCGGTGGAGGAGCTGGCCGAACTCCGCCGAACCGCACCGATCTGGTGGAACGAGCAGCCCGACGGGGTGGGTGGTTTCGACGACGGCGGTTTCTGGGTGGTGACTAAGCACAAGGACGTCAAGGAGATCTCCCGGCGCAGCGACGTGTTCTCCAGCCTGGCCAAGACCGCACTCCCCCGGTACAAGGACGGCACCGTCGGCGAGCAGATCGAACGGGGCAAGTTCGTCCTTCTCAATCAGGACGCCCCACTGCACACTCACCTCCGCAAGATCATCTCGCGCGGCTTCACGCCCCGCGCCGTCGAGCGCCTGCGTGACGACCTTGCCGAGCGTGCCCGGCGCATCGTGGAAGTAGCGGCTTCCCAGGGGGCCGGCGACTTCGTCGAGCAGGTGGCCTGCGAGTTGCCGTTGCAGGCCATCGCCGGGCTGCTCGGTGTCCCGCAAGAGGACCGGATGAAGCTGTTCCACTGGTCCAACCAGATGGTGGGTGACCAGGATCCCGAGTTCGCCTCCAACGACGCCATCACCGCCTCGGTGGAACTGATCATGTACGCCATGCAGGTGGCCGCCGACCGGGCCCAGAACCCCGGCGAAGACATCGTCACCAAATTGGTCCAGGCCGACGTCGACGGCCACAAACTGTCCGACGACGAATTCGGCTTCTTCGTCATCCTGCTGGCGGTGGCCGGAAACGAGACCACCCGCAACTCCATCACCCAGGGCATGATGGCCTTCACCGATTTCCCGGACCAGTGGGAGCTCTACAAGCGTGAGCGTCCGGTCACCACGGCCGACGAAATCGTCCGGTGGGCCACGCCGGTGACATCGTTCCAGCGCACCGCGCTGAAGGACTACGAATTGTCCGGTGTGCCGATCAAGAAGGGCCAGCGGGTGGTGATGGTGTACCGCTCGGCGAACTTCGACGAGGACGTCTTCGACGACCCGTTCACCTTCAACATCAAGCGCGATCCCAACCCGCACGTGGGATTCGGTGGTACCGGTGCGCACTACTGCATAGGCGCCAACCTGGCCCGGATGACAATCGACCTGATGTTCAACGCGATCGCCGACGCCATGCCCGACCTGGAATCGGTCGGCAAACCCGAGCGGTTGCGATCGGGCTGGCTCAACGGAATCAAGCACTGGCAGGTGGACTATCACACCGAGGCAACCGCTTCCGGCCAGCAATGTCCGGTCACCCATTGA